The following are encoded together in the Heliangelus exortis chromosome 15, bHelExo1.hap1, whole genome shotgun sequence genome:
- the LOC139802866 gene encoding protocadherin beta-16-like: MVGAPQDGGWLFWRLLACGRRSGGRQRQVILFLVCVCVWRSGAESLRYSVAEEMERDSFVGNIAEELGVAPSQLSARKARVVSEGNEQLFRLEPSTGVLTVKESLDREEICPQSATCTLHFKIFLENPLQLMRGEVEVRDVNDNSPVFPAKEMVLEIPETTPPGSHFPLESAHDRDVGINGLQNYSLEANPHFFLSLGKEKNGLDNVELVLERHLDREEQRELNLLLTATDGGSPPRSGTARVRIVVLDANDNIPKFDREVYEVRVAENSPQGQLVVKVVAVDPDEGSNGKVLYAFTKVPEHSRQLFELNPETGEIRVAGNLDYEDMKSHQLVVKATDGGGLSAHCKVQVEVLDVNDNAPEIALTSVSASIPEDAPPRSVVALLSVRDRDSGENGRTECWIDGDSPFSLTATFANEYEVRTTGALDRERRAEYNISVRARDWGRRRLSSREVIWVQISDVNDNAPEFSREVYTLWVVENNSPMVRVGSVSARDADAGSNARVTYAVLREEGEERPRVSVNSASGEVYVVRALDYEEVRALEVSVVAADGGSPSLSARAVVRVVVRDENDNAPVVLHPSSESRLRWGEVVPRGSPSGYLVAKVVAVDADAGQNAWLSYEVWKATEPGLFRVGLHSGEVRTARAVSERDASRQRLVVLVRDRGQPPRSATATLGIALVDGFSDAHWRGGEDEAAAAESEAAGSGSESEGPLTLYLIASLACVSALLVATAVAAVVAKVRGARAESLPTFPAAVPESTAGSLPRSYVYDICFAGGTVNSEFRFLRPLLPCFPAGLPPGPGEQRSSVCSQEATNLGEEGDWAAQARAPLPEDTGPRAAGAACAGNQGMELNVSSDQNPWLTPQGVRRKTSVSVLPG, encoded by the exons ATGGTGGGAGCCCCGCAGGACGGTGGATGGCTTTTCTGGAGGCTGCTGGCGTGTGGGAGACGGAGCGGAGGCAGGCAGAGGCAAGTGATCTTGTTTCTTGTGTGCGTTTGCGTGTGGCGGAGCGGGGCCGAAAGCCTGCGGTATTCTGTGGCGGAGGAAATGGAGAGGGACTCGTTTGTGGGCAAcattgcagaggagctgggggtggctcCGAGCCAGCTGTCGGCTCGCAAGGCCCGCGTTGTGTCCGAGGGGAACGAGCAGCTTTTCCGGCTCGAGCCGAGCACCGGCGTCCTGACAGTAAAGGAGTCTCTGGACCGGGAGGAGATCTGCCCGCAGAGCGCTACCTGCACGCTGCATTTTAAGATCTTCCTTGAGAATCCGTTGCAGCTGATGCGAGGGGAGGTGGAGGTTCGTGACGTGAACGACAATTCCCCCGTGTTCCCGGCGAAAGAGATGGTTTTAGAGATTCCCGAAACGACACCACCTGGTTCTCATTTCCCTCTGGAGAGCGCCCATGACCGTGACGTGGGCATTAATGGTTTGCAGAACTACAGCCTGGAGGCCAATCCgcatttcttcctctccctcgGAAAAGAGAAAAACGGACTCGACAATGTGGAACTCGTGCTCGAGCGTCATCTGGACcgagaagagcagagagagctgaATTTACTGCTGACGGCCACCGACGGGGGCTCTCCACCCAGGTCGGGCACAGCTCGTGTCCGCATCGTGGTGCTGGATGCCAATGACAACATTCCGAAATTCGATCGAGAGGTCTACGAGGTGCGGGTGGCTGAGAACAGTCCCCAGGGACAGCTGGTGGTGAAAGTGGTTGCCGTGGATCCTGACGAAGGGTCCAATGGGAAGGTGCTATACGCCTTCACCAAGGTACCAGAGCACTCTCGTCAGCTCTTCGAGCTGAACCCCGAAACTGGGGAGATTCGTGTGGCGGGCAACCTGGACTACGAGGACATGAAAAGCCACCAGTTGGTGGTAAAAGCCACCGACGGCGGGGGTCTGTCTGCTCATTGCAAAGTGCAGGTGGAGGTGCTGGACGTGAATGACAACGCCCCGGAGATAGCGCTGACGTCCGTCAGCGCCTCGATCCCCGAGGACGCGCCGCCCCGCAGCGTGGTGGCCCTGTTGAGCGTGCGGGACCGCGACTCCGGCGAGAACGGGAGGACGGAGTGCTGGATCGACGGGGACTCGCCCTTCAGCCTGACGGCCACGTTTGCCAACGAGTACGAGGTGCGAACAACGGGGGCGCtggacagggagaggagggcGGAGTATAACATCAGCGTGAGGGCCCGGGACTGGGGCAGGAGGCGGCTGAGCTCGCGGGAAGTGATCTGGGTGCAGATCTCGGACGTGAACGACAACGCGCCCGAGTTCAGCCGGGAGGTTTACACGCTGTGGGTGGTGGAGAACAACAGCCCGATGGTGCGCGTGGGGAGCGTGTCGGCGAGGGACGCGGACGCGGGGAGCAACGCGCGCGTGACGTACGCGGTGTTGCGCGAGGAGGGCGAGGAGCGTCCGCGCGTGTCGGTGAACTCGGCGAGCGGGGAGGTTTACGTGGTGCGGGCGCTGGACTACGAGGAGGTGCGCGCCTTGGAGGTGTCGGTGGTGGCTGCCGACGGGGGCTCTCCGTCGCTGAGCGCGCGGGCGGTGGTGCGCGTGGTGGTGCGGGACGAGAACGACAACGCGCCGGTGGTGCTGCACCCGTCGTCGGAGAGCAGGCTGCGGTGGGGCGAGGTGGTGCCGCGCGGGTCTCCGTCGGGCTACCTGGTGGCCAAGGTGGTGGCGGTGGACGCGGACGCGGGTCAGAACGCGTGGCTGTCGTACGAGGTGTGGAAGGCGACGGAGCCGGGTCTGTTCCGCGTGGGGCTGCACAGCGGCGAGGTGCGGACGGCGCGGGCCGTGTCGGAGAGGGACGCGTCCCGGCAgaggctggtggtgctggtgcgAGACCGCGGGCAGCCGCCGCGCTCGGCCACCGCCACGCTGGGCATCGCCCTGGTGGACGGCTTCTCCGACGCGCATTGGCGGGGCGGCGAGGacgaggcggcggcggcggagtCGGAGGCGGCGGGGTCGGGGTCGGAGTCGGAGGGGCCGCTGACCCTCTACCTGATCGCCTCGCTGGCCTGCGTGTCGGCGCTGTTGGTGGCCACCGCCGTGGCGGCGGTGGTGGCGAAGGTGCGTGGGGCGCGGGCCGAGAGCTTGCCCACGTTCCCCGCGGCTGTGCCGGAGAGCACGGCGGGCTCCCTGCCCCGCAGCTACGTCTACGACATCTGCTTCGCCGGCGGCACCGTCAACAGCGAGTTCCGCTTCCTCAGGCCGCTCTTGCCCTGCTTCCCCGCCGGGCTGCCCCCGGGCCCGGGCGAGCAGCGCAGCTCCGTGTGCTCGCAGGAGGCGACCAACCTCGGCGAAGAAGGCGACTGGGCTGCCCAG GCCAGAGCTCCCCTCCCTGAAGACACAgggcccagagctgcaggagcagcttgTGCAGGAAACCAGGGGATGGAGCTAAATGTCAGTTCTGATCAGAACCCTTGGCTGACCCCTCAGGGAGTGAGGAGAAAGACAAGTGTGTCTGTCCTCCCTGGCTGa
- the LOC139802938 gene encoding protocadherin beta-16-like produces the protein MVGAPQDGGWLFWRLLACGRRSGGRQRQVILFLVCVCVWRSGAESLRYSVAEEMERDSFVGNIAEELGVAPSQLSARKARVVSEGNEQLFRLEPSTGVLTVKESLDREEICPQSATCTLHFKIFLENPLQLMRGEVEVRDVNDNSPVFPAKEMVLKISETTLPGSRFILQSAHDRDVGINGLQNYSLEANPHFSLSLGKEKDGLDIVELVLERHLDREEHRELNLLLTATDGGSPPRSGTARIRIVVLDANDNNPKFDRDVYEVRVPENSPEGQLLVKVVAVDPDEGSNAKVRYDFTQIPEHSRELFDLNPETGEIRISGNLDFEDAKSHKLVVKATDGGDLSAHCKVQVEVLDVNDNAPEIALTSVSASIPEDAPPRSVVALLSVRDRDSGENGRTECWIDGDSPFSLTATFANEYEVRTTGALDRERRAEYNISVRARDWGRRRLSSREVIWVQISDVNDNAPEFSREVYTLWVVENNSPMVRVGSVSARDADAGSNARVTYAVLREEGEERPRVSVNSASGEVYVVRALDYEEVRALEVSVVAADGGSPSLSARAVVRVVVRDENDNAPVVLHPSSESRLRWGEVVPRGSPSGYLVAKVVAVDADAGQNAWLSYEVWKATEPGLFRVGLHSGEVRTARAVSERDASRQRLVVLVRDRGQPPRSATATLGIALVDGFSDAHWRGGEDEAAAAESEAAGSGSESEGPLTLYLIASLACVSALLVATAVAAVVAKVRGARAESLPTFPAAVPESTAGSLPRSYVYDICFAGGTVNSEFRFLRPLLPCFPAGLPPGPGEQRSSVCSQEATNLGEEGDWAAQVRQPVCDELMALGWGSL, from the coding sequence ATGGTGGGAGCCCCGCAGGACGGTGGATGGCTTTTCTGGAGGCTGCTGGCGTGTGGGAGACGGAGCGGAGGCAGGCAGAGGCAAGTGATCTTGTTTCTTGTGTGCGTTTGCGTGTGGCGGAGCGGGGCCGAAAGCCTGCGGTATTCTGTGGCGGAGGAAATGGAGAGGGACTCGTTTGTGGGCAAcattgcagaggagctgggggtggctcCGAGCCAGCTGTCGGCTCGCAAGGCCCGCGTTGTGTCCGAGGGGAACGAGCAGCTTTTCCGGCTCGAGCCGAGCACCGGCGTCCTGACAGTAAAGGAGTCTCTGGACCGGGAGGAGATCTGCCCGCAGAGCGCTACCTGCACGCTGCATTTTAAGATCTTCCTCGAGAATCCCTTGCAGCTGATGCGAGGGGAGGTGGAGGTTCGTGACGTGAACGACAATTCCCCCGTGTTCCCGGCGAAAGAGATGGTTTTAAAGATTTCCGAAACGACACTTCCCGGGTCTCGTTTCATTCTGCAAAGCGCCCATGACCGTGACGTAGGCATTAATGGTTTGCAGAACTACAGCCTGGAGGCCAATCctcatttttccctctctctcgGAAAAGAGAAAGACGGACTCGATATTGTGGAGCTCGTGCTGGAGCGTCATCTGGACCGGGAAGAGCATCGAGAACTGAATTTACTGCTGACGGCCACCGACGGGGGCTCTCCACCCAGGTCGGGCACAGCTCGGATTCGCATCGTGGTGCTGGATGCCAATGACAACAACCCGAAATTCGATCGAGACGTTTACGAGGTGCGGGTGCCGGAGAACAGTCCCGAGGGACAGCTGCTTGTGAAAGTGGTTGCCGTGGATCCTGACGAAGGGTCCAATGCGAAGGTGCGTTATGACTTCACCCAGATACCGGAGCACTCCCGCGAGCTCTTCGATCTGAATCCCGAAACCGGGGAGATTCGGATCTCAGGAAACCTGGACTTCGAGGACGCTAAAAGCCACAAGTTGGTGGTAAAAGCTACAGACGGCGGAGATCTTTCTGCGCATTGCAAAGTGCAGGTGGAGGTGCTGGACGTGAATGACAACGCCCCGGAGATAGCGCTGACGTCCGTCAGCGCCTCGATCCCCGAGGACGCGCCGCCCCGCAGCGTGGTGGCCCTGTTGAGCGTGCGGGACCGCGACTCCGGCGAGAACGGGAGGACGGAGTGCTGGATCGACGGGGACTCGCCCTTCAGCCTGACGGCCACGTTTGCCAACGAGTACGAGGTGCGAACAACGGGGGCGCtggacagggagaggagggcGGAGTATAACATCAGCGTGAGGGCCCGGGACTGGGGCAGGAGGCGGCTGAGCTCGCGGGAAGTGATCTGGGTGCAGATCTCGGACGTGAACGACAACGCGCCCGAGTTCAGCCGGGAGGTTTACACGCTGTGGGTGGTGGAGAACAACAGCCCGATGGTGCGGGTGGGGAGCGTGTCGGCGAGGGACGCGGACGCGGGGAGCAACGCGCGCGTGACGTACGCGGTGTTGCGCGAGGAGGGCGAGGAGCGTCCGCGCGTGTCGGTGAACTCGGCGAGCGGGGAGGTTTACGTGGTGCGGGCGCTGGACTACGAGGAGGTGCGCGCCTTGGAGGTGTCGGTGGTGGCTGCCGACGGGGGCTCTCCGTCGCTGAGCGCGCGGGCGGTGGTGCGCGTGGTGGTGCGGGACGAGAACGACAACGCGCCGGTGGTGCTGCACCCGTCGTCGGAGAGCAGGCTGCGGTGGGGCGAGGTGGTGCCGCGCGGGTCTCCGTCGGGCTACCTGGTGGCCAAGGTGGTGGCGGTGGACGCGGACGCGGGTCAGAACGCGTGGCTGTCGTACGAGGTGTGGAAGGCGACGGAGCCGGGTCTGTTCCGCGTGGGGCTGCACAGCGGCGAGGTGCGGACGGCGCGGGCCGTGTCGGAGAGGGACGCGTCCCGGCAgaggctggtggtgctggtgcgAGACCGCGGGCAGCCGCCGCGCTCGGCCACCGCCACGCTGGGCATCGCCCTGGTGGACGGCTTCTCCGACGCGCATTGGCGGGGCGGCGAGGacgaggcggcggcggcggagtCGGAGGCGGCGGGGTCGGGGTCGGAGTCGGAGGGGCCGCTGACCCTCTACCTGATCGCCTCGCTGGCCTGCGTGTCGGCGCTGTTGGTGGCCACCGCCGTGGCGGCGGTGGTGGCGAAGGTGCGTGGGGCGCGGGCCGAGAGCTTGCCCACGTTCCCCGCGGCTGTGCCGGAGAGCACGGCGGGCTCCCTGCCCCGCAGCTACGTCTACGACATCTGCTTCGCCGGCGGCACCGTCAACAGCGAGTTCCGCTTCCTCAGGCCGCTCTTGCCCTGCTTCCCCGCCGGGCTGCCCCCGGGCCCGGGCGAGCAGCGCAGCTCCGTGTGCTCGCAGGAGGCGACCAACCTCGGCGAAGAAGGCGACTGGGCTGCCCAGGTGAGGCAACCTGTCTGTGACGAGCTGATGGCTCTGGGGTGGGGAAGCTTGTAA
- the LOC139803225 gene encoding protocadherin beta-16-like encodes MVGAPQDGGWLFWRLLACGRRSGGRQRQVILFLVCVCVWRSGAESLRYSVAEEMERDSFVGNIAEELGVAPSQLSARKARVVSEGNEQLFRLEPSTGVLTVKESLDREEICPQSATCTLHFKIFLENPLQLMRGEVEVRDVNDNSPVFPAKEMVLEIPETTPPRSRVRVQSAHDRDVGINGLQNYSLGANSHFSLALGTKKDGLDNVELVLEHQLDREKERELNLLLTATDGGSPPRSGTARIRIVVLDANDNNPKFDREVYEVRVAENSPPGQLVVRVVAADPDEGSNAKLLYAFTQIPERSRELFQLNPETGEIRVAGNLDFEEAKSHKLVVKATDGGGLSAHCKVQVEVLDVNDNAPEIALTSVSASIPEDAPPRSVVALLSVRDRDSGENGRTECWIDGDSPFSLTATFANEYEVRTTGALDRERRAEYNISVRARDWGRRRLSSREVIWVQISDVNDNAPEFSREVYTLWVVENNSPMVRVGSVSARDADAGSNARVTYAVLREEGEERPRVSVNSASGEVYVVRALDYEEVRALEVSVVAADGGSPSLSARAVVRVVVRDENDNAPVVLHPSSESRLRWGEVVPRGSPSGYLVAKVVAVDADAGQNAWLSYEVWKATEPGLFRVGLHSGEVRTARAVSERDASRQRLVVLVRDRGQPPRSATATLGIALVDGFSDAHWRGGEDEAAAAESEAAGSGSESEGPLTLYLIASLACVSALLVATAVAAVVAKVRGARAESLPTFPAAVPESTAGSLPRSYVYDICFAGGTVNSEFRFLRPLLPCFPAGLPPGPGEQRSSVCSQEATNLGEEGDWAAQVRGIAEMGLWQSCGETRRE; translated from the coding sequence ATGGTGGGAGCCCCGCAGGACGGTGGATGGCTTTTCTGGAGGCTGCTGGCGTGTGGGAGACGGAGCGGAGGCAGGCAGAGGCAAGTGATCTTGTTTCTTGTGTGCGTTTGCGTGTGGCGGAGCGGGGCCGAAAGCCTGCGGTATTCTGTGGCGGAGGAAATGGAGAGGGACTCGTTTGTGGGCAAcattgcagaggagctgggggtggctcCGAGCCAGCTGTCGGCTCGCAAGGCCCGCGTTGTGTCCGAGGGGAACGAGCAGCTTTTCCGGCTCGAGCCGAGCACCGGCGTCCTGACAGTAAAGGAGTCTCTGGACCGGGAGGAGATCTGCCCGCAGAGCGCTACCTGCACGCTGCATTTTAAGATCTTCCTTGAGAATCCGTTGCAGCTGATGCGAGGGGAGGTGGAGGTTCGTGACGTGAACGACAATTCCCCCGTGTTCCCGGCGAAAGAGATGGTTTTAGAGATTCCCGAAACGACACCTCCCCGGTCCCGTGTTCGTGTGCAAAGCGCCCATGACCGTGATGTGGGCATTAATGGTTTGCAGAACTACAGCCTCGGGGCCAATTCACATTTCTCCCTCGCTCTCGGAACAAAGAAAGACGGACTCGACAACGTGGAACTCGTTCTCGAGCATCAGCTGGATCGAGAAAAGGAGCGAGAGCTGAATTTACTGCTAACGGCCACCGACGGGGGCTCTCCACCCAGGTCGGGAACGGCTCGAATCCGCATCGTGGTGCTGGATGCCAATGACAACAACCCGAAATTCGATCGAGAGGTCTACGAGGTGCGAGTGGCTGAGAACAGTCCCCCGGGACAGCTGGTGGTCAGAGTAGTGGCCGCAGATCCTGACGAAGGGTCCAATGCGAAGTTGCTATACGCCTTCACCCAAATACCAGAGAGATCCCGGGAACTGTTCCAGCTGAACCCCGAAACCGGGGAGATTCGTGTGGCGGGCAACCTGGACTTCGAGGAAGCCAAAAGCCATAAACTGGTGGTGAAAGCCACAGACGGCGGGGGTCTGTCTGCTCATTGCAAAGTGCAGGTGGAGGTGCTGGACGTGAATGACAACGCCCCGGAGATAGCGCTGACGTCCGTCAGCGCCTCGATCCCCGAGGACGCGCCGCCCCGCAGCGTGGTGGCCCTGTTGAGCGTGCGGGACCGCGACTCCGGCGAGAACGGGAGGACGGAGTGCTGGATCGACGGGGACTCGCCCTTCAGCCTGACGGCCACGTTTGCCAACGAGTACGAGGTGCGAACAACGGGGGCGCtggacagggagaggagggcGGAGTATAACATCAGCGTGAGGGCCCGGGACTGGGGCAGGAGGCGGCTGAGCTCGCGGGAAGTGATCTGGGTGCAGATCTCGGACGTGAACGACAACGCGCCCGAGTTCAGCCGGGAGGTTTACACGCTGTGGGTGGTGGAGAACAACAGCCCGATGGTGCGGGTGGGGAGCGTGTCGGCGAGGGACGCGGACGCGGGGAGCAACGCGCGCGTGACGTACGCGGTGTTGCGCGAGGAGGGCGAGGAGCGCCCGCGCGTGTCGGTGAACTCGGCGAGCGGGGAGGTTTACGTGGTGCGGGCGCTGGACTACGAGGAGGTGCGCGCCTTGGAGGTGTCGGTGGTGGCTGCCGACGGGGGCTCTCCGTCGCTGAGCGCGCGGGCGGTGGTGCGCGTGGTGGTGCGGGACGAGAACGACAACGCGCCGGTGGTGCTGCACCCGTCGTCGGAGAGCAGGCTGCGGTGGGGCGAGGTGGTGCCGCGCGGGTCTCCGTCGGGCTACCTGGTGGCCAAGGTGGTGGCGGTGGACGCGGACGCGGGTCAGAACGCGTGGCTGTCGTACGAGGTGTGGAAGGCGACGGAGCCGGGTCTGTTCCGCGTGGGGCTGCACAGCGGCGAGGTGCGGACGGCGCGGGCCGTGTCGGAGAGGGACGCGTCCCGGCAgaggctggtggtgctggtgcgAGACCGCGGGCAGCCGCCGCGCTCGGCCACCGCCACGCTGGGCATCGCCCTGGTGGACGGCTTCTCCGACGCGCATTGGCGGGGCGGCGAGGacgaggcggcggcggcggagtCGGAGGCGGCGGGGTCGGGGTCGGAGTCGGAGGGGCCGCTGACCCTCTACCTGATCGCCTCGCTGGCCTGCGTGTCGGCGCTGTTGGTGGCCACCGCCGTGGCGGCGGTGGTGGCGAAGGTGCGTGGGGCGCGGGCCGAGAGCTTGCCCACGTTCCCCGCGGCTGTGCCGGAGAGCACGGCGGGCTCCCTGCCCCGCAGCTACGTCTACGACATCTGCTTCGCCGGCGGCACCGTCAACAGCGAGTTCCGCTTCCTCAGGCCGCTCTTGCCCTGCTTCCCCGCCGGGCTGCCCCCGGGCCCGGGCGAGCAGCGCAGCTCCGTGTGCTCGCAGGAGGCGACCAACCTCGGCGAAGAAGGCGACTGGGCTGCCCAGGTGAGGGGGATCGCCGAGATGGGGCTGTGGCAATCGTGCGGGGAAACGAGGAGGGAATAG